The proteins below are encoded in one region of Erinaceus europaeus chromosome 15, mEriEur2.1, whole genome shotgun sequence:
- the COQ7 gene encoding 5-demethoxyubiquinone hydroxylase, mitochondrial, producing the protein MAMNCASAAAPRSLWPLRIGTRQPLSAYGGRVGVRWHSSGMTLDNINRAAVDRIIRVDHAGEYGANRIYAGQMAVLGRTSAGPIIQKMWDQEKDHLKKFNELMVAFRVRPTVLMPFWNVAGFALGMGTALLGKEGAMACTVAVEESIAHHYNNQIRTLMEEDPEKYEELLQVIKKFRDEELEHHDIGLEHDAELAPAYGILKKVIQAGCSAAIYLSERF; encoded by the exons ATGGCGATGAACTGTGCCTCGGCGGCAGCACCTCGCTCCCTATGGCCGCTGCGCATTGGTACCCGGCAGCCTCTTTCAG CTTATGGAGGAAGGGTCGGTGTCAGATGGCACAGCTCTGGAATGACCCTAGACAATATTAATCGGGCAGCCGTGGATCGCATAATCCGGGTGGACCATGCTGGTGAATACGGAGCAAACCGCATCTACGCAGGGCAGATGGCCGTGCTGGGTCGAACAAGTGCCGGGCCCATCATTCAG AAAATGTGGGATCAAGAAAAGGACCACTTGAAAAAGTTCAACGAGCTGATGGTTGCATTCCGGGTCCGACCAACAGTTCTGATGCCCTTTTGGAATGTGGCAGGCTTTGCTCTGG GTATGGGGACTGCCctgctggggaaggagggagccaTGGCCTGCACTGTGGCTGTGGAAGAGTCCATAGCACATCACTACAACAACCAAATCAGGACGCTGATGGAGGAGGATCCTGAGAAATATGAGGAGCTTCTTCAG GTGATAAAGAAATTTCGGGATGAAGAACTAGAGCACCATGACATAGGCTTGGAACATGATGCAGAACTG GCTCCAGCATATGGCATTTTGAAGAAGGTTATCCAGGCTGGCTGCAGTGCGGCAATATATTTATCAGAAAGATTTTAA